A window of Microcystis aeruginosa FD4 contains these coding sequences:
- a CDS encoding LamG-like jellyroll fold domain-containing protein: MPDEHFGSCLIFDGRQDYIEIPNSDAINFATNQDFTVASWIKIAKEQAFKTNGDNDIIEKWNGSGGYPYVIRYVRDNQTIHAARYDGSNNPSVTTTTKLNSEQFYHIAFVKEGSKLQLYLDGHEENSTDDTTQSQTQNDSPLYLARRGGSNEAYANYFAGTIAHLRIYNKALFPEEIKRDMNNDLTAIAAFNLAYPLNFNLYEGEDQESVIFIENDTKGEELVFEIQNDTEQGITLPAKSGAVSQNNYHFELRFRPDTLSPKSLQQLALKPQSNWSMSSPVTQADGIVSLYFLTTNTTLSANEVVTLTLPNVSASAAGGARTTRVEFLCPEFPYQGETLTHYYREKNLSVIDHRGKKNIPLHVSFVGSNRILNDGTTTNKLTLRIVNVLKDKSIPLIPDSKGDNASKFIISFDVQEANQNKDWALGTTSQVQGIGIQGKDFRLMARHIEEWKIVKETQGESPTWTITNQNEENVELRQEQGIELTINNIISSLPSGQTNLYIRYENIPGYWDGTFICTIEKMPILYKEGNVGIGISDPGKFKLNVQGGDLNVSGTIYRGGNPLIYENYEIYLRGSAFDSPEGNNTFLKIANVAITMTNNRGLNTVILRPDGSYKKGTSHDIFADKSYWNDWANWINDQNNVANGDVVAVASWDAINNAPRGGAAETLLTSINALRAFDLVKGEFRERSPYVLLFVKGRVGAMEVCQPHRGSNAHLKTTYYELLNYGNTSVVLRGMIIMWSGDVNQIPVGWALCNGQNGTPDLRDRFIVGAGSNYGVKTTGGQATVTLTEAQMPPHRHTGTAESSQHRHIIPTDSGGGGEGWGQERMIQANVYNNANNWANANSYAYTYGDPVAQWTPNSAPTGGKGEHTHNLAINQSGAGQAHNNIPPYYALAYIMKL; this comes from the coding sequence GTGCCTGATGAACATTTTGGCAGTTGTTTGATTTTTGATGGAAGACAAGACTATATAGAAATTCCTAATTCAGATGCTATTAACTTTGCCACTAATCAAGATTTTACCGTTGCAAGCTGGATAAAAATAGCCAAAGAACAAGCATTTAAAACCAATGGTGACAACGATATTATTGAAAAATGGAATGGTAGTGGAGGTTATCCCTATGTCATCAGATATGTGCGTGATAACCAAACAATCCATGCAGCAAGATATGATGGTTCTAATAATCCCTCTGTCACCACCACAACTAAACTTAATAGTGAGCAATTCTATCACATTGCTTTTGTGAAAGAAGGGAGCAAGTTGCAGCTTTATTTAGATGGACATGAAGAAAATAGTACGGATGATACAACCCAATCTCAAACACAAAATGATTCACCTCTTTATCTAGCACGTAGAGGAGGAAGCAATGAAGCTTATGCTAACTATTTCGCGGGAACAATTGCTCATCTCCGCATCTATAATAAGGCATTATTCCCAGAAGAAATTAAACGGGATATGAATAATGATTTAACGGCGATCGCCGCTTTTAATCTTGCCTATCCTCTTAATTTTAATTTATATGAAGGAGAGGATCAAGAGTCAGTTATCTTCATTGAAAATGATACTAAAGGAGAAGAACTGGTTTTTGAAATTCAAAATGATACAGAACAGGGGATTACTTTACCGGCAAAAAGTGGAGCAGTCAGTCAAAATAATTATCATTTTGAATTAAGATTTAGACCTGATACTCTATCGCCTAAATCTTTACAGCAATTGGCTTTAAAACCCCAAAGTAATTGGAGTATGAGTTCTCCTGTTACTCAAGCAGATGGGATAGTTTCTCTCTATTTCTTAACAACTAATACTACTTTATCAGCTAATGAGGTCGTTACTTTAACCCTGCCAAACGTCAGTGCTTCAGCAGCGGGAGGGGCAAGAACAACCAGAGTTGAGTTTTTATGTCCAGAGTTTCCTTATCAAGGAGAGACTTTAACTCATTATTACCGAGAAAAAAACCTCAGTGTTATCGATCATCGGGGTAAGAAAAATATTCCGCTTCATGTCAGTTTTGTAGGCTCTAATCGGATTTTGAATGATGGCACAACGACAAATAAGTTAACTTTGCGAATTGTTAATGTATTAAAAGATAAATCTATTCCTTTGATTCCAGATAGTAAGGGGGATAATGCCTCTAAGTTTATTATCTCTTTTGATGTTCAAGAAGCAAATCAGAATAAGGATTGGGCCTTGGGAACCACAAGTCAGGTACAAGGAATAGGGATTCAAGGAAAAGATTTTCGACTGATGGCAAGACATATAGAGGAGTGGAAAATTGTTAAAGAGACTCAAGGAGAGTCGCCAACTTGGACAATAACTAATCAAAATGAAGAAAACGTTGAGTTACGACAGGAACAGGGTATTGAATTAACAATTAACAATATCATTTCTTCTCTTCCTTCCGGTCAGACCAATCTTTATATACGCTATGAAAATATTCCGGGTTATTGGGATGGAACTTTTATTTGCACCATAGAGAAAATGCCCATTTTATATAAGGAAGGTAATGTAGGGATTGGTATCAGCGACCCAGGGAAATTCAAATTAAACGTACAGGGAGGCGATCTCAATGTTAGCGGCACAATTTACCGAGGGGGAAATCCTCTGATTTATGAAAATTATGAAATTTATTTAAGAGGTTCTGCTTTTGACTCTCCCGAAGGAAATAATACGTTTTTAAAAATTGCTAATGTTGCAATTACTATGACTAATAACAGGGGATTAAATACAGTTATTCTTCGTCCTGATGGTAGTTATAAAAAAGGCACTTCTCATGATATTTTTGCCGATAAAAGTTATTGGAATGATTGGGCAAATTGGATTAATGATCAAAATAATGTTGCTAATGGTGATGTTGTTGCAGTAGCTAGTTGGGATGCTATAAATAATGCTCCTAGAGGTGGAGCGGCAGAAACTTTATTAACTTCCATTAATGCTTTAAGGGCTTTTGACTTAGTAAAAGGTGAATTTCGTGAGCGTTCTCCCTATGTTCTCTTATTTGTCAAAGGACGGGTGGGAGCAATGGAAGTCTGTCAACCCCATAGAGGCTCTAATGCTCATCTGAAAACAACTTACTATGAACTGTTGAATTATGGTAATACTTCAGTTGTTTTACGGGGAATGATTATAATGTGGTCTGGGGATGTCAATCAAATTCCTGTTGGGTGGGCTTTATGTAATGGCCAGAACGGTACACCCGATTTGCGAGATCGATTTATCGTAGGAGCAGGATCTAACTATGGAGTTAAGACTACTGGGGGTCAGGCTACTGTAACCCTAACCGAAGCACAAATGCCTCCTCACAGACATACTGGAACAGCAGAAAGTAGTCAGCACCGGCATATCATCCCAACGGATAGTGGTGGTGGTGGAGAAGGTTGGGGGCAAGAGAGAATGATACAAGCAAATGTTTATAACAATGCAAATAATTGGGCTAATGCAAACAGCTACGCCTATACATACGGAGACCCTGTGGCACAATGGACTCCTAATTCAGCACCGACTGGGGGAAAGGGGGAACATACTCATAACTTGGCTATCAATCAAAGTGGTGCTGGACAAGCACATAACAACATCCCACCCTATTATGCGTTAGCCTATATTATGAAGCTATAG
- a CDS encoding DUF2283 domain-containing protein has translation MKLQYFKDTDTLYLEFKNSNIIDTRELDENTLLEIDDNGNICAITLEHASERTDINHLTTEGIAV, from the coding sequence ATGAAACTTCAATACTTCAAAGATACTGACACCTTATATCTTGAGTTCAAAAACTCCAATATTATTGACACCAGAGAACTCGATGAGAACACACTATTGGAAATCGATGACAATGGTAACATCTGCGCCATCACTCTGGAACACGCAAGTGAAAGAACGGATATTAATCACCTTACTACCGAAGGAATTGCAGTATGA
- a CDS encoding type I restriction endonuclease subunit R, giving the protein MIQTYPISKTITTLAVLKQKFNLSATDNDQFFSEWQQDLPELTTQEKETLEQIKRRFERHRERSPLAEGVINQLLISPLLTLAGLYDEPFYVTTEASVEIEIEEEEEILRGRIDTLIIAQQLWVLIIESKSTIAFPVALPQIMTYMMANPNPQIPVYGLIGNGDEFMFIKMLTSGVPQYDFSNIFSLLLPRRNQLEDILQILKQIAKIMIINRTA; this is encoded by the coding sequence ATGATACAGACTTACCCTATTTCTAAAACTATCACTACTTTGGCTGTTCTGAAGCAAAAGTTTAATTTATCTGCTACAGACAACGATCAATTTTTTAGTGAATGGCAACAGGACTTACCTGAACTAACTACTCAAGAAAAAGAAACCTTAGAGCAAATCAAAAGACGATTTGAACGCCATAGAGAGAGAAGTCCTTTAGCAGAAGGAGTGATCAATCAATTACTCATTTCTCCTTTACTAACTTTGGCGGGTTTATATGATGAACCTTTCTATGTCACCACTGAAGCAAGTGTTGAAATAGAAATAGAAGAGGAGGAGGAAATCTTACGGGGGAGAATTGATACTTTAATTATTGCTCAACAACTCTGGGTGTTAATCATTGAATCTAAATCTACCATTGCTTTTCCTGTTGCATTACCGCAAATAATGACTTACATGATGGCTAATCCTAACCCTCAAATACCTGTCTATGGTTTGATAGGTAACGGTGATGAATTTATGTTTATTAAAATGCTGACATCAGGCGTTCCTCAATATGACTTTTCTAACATTTTTTCCCTGCTTTTACCCCGAAGAAATCAGTTAGAGGATATCTTGCAAATTCTCAAACAAATTGCTAAAATTATGATCATAAACAGGACGGCTTAA
- a CDS encoding Uma2 family endonuclease, giving the protein MIQLSPKLITFDEFIEWLPENRRYELHEGIIIEMQPTGKHEDITGFLTQELTLEYMRMNLPYRIPPKALVKLKDKETGYNPDLLLINRQNLINEPLWEKKSTLIKGESIPLVIEVVSSNWRDDYGYKLVDYEAMGIKEYWIVDYLGIGGVRFIGQPKQPTLSIYQLIDGEYQVQQFRGKDLINKSLIFPELNLTAAQVFQGQK; this is encoded by the coding sequence ATGATTCAATTATCACCAAAATTAATCACCTTTGATGAGTTTATTGAATGGCTACCAGAAAATCGCCGTTATGAATTACATGAAGGAATAATTATCGAGATGCAACCCACAGGAAAACATGAGGATATTACTGGCTTTCTTACCCAAGAATTAACCTTAGAATACATGAGGATGAATTTACCCTATCGTATTCCGCCGAAAGCGTTAGTTAAGTTAAAGGATAAGGAAACGGGTTATAATCCGGATTTGTTACTAATTAATCGTCAAAATCTGATCAATGAGCCATTATGGGAGAAAAAATCAACTCTTATCAAGGGGGAATCTATTCCTTTGGTGATTGAAGTTGTTAGTAGTAATTGGCGGGATGATTATGGTTATAAATTAGTTGATTATGAGGCGATGGGGATTAAAGAATATTGGATTGTGGATTATTTAGGCATAGGTGGGGTGCGTTTTATTGGACAGCCAAAACAACCGACTCTTTCTATTTATCAACTGATCGATGGGGAGTATCAAGTACAACAATTTAGGGGAAAGGATTTAATTAATAAATCACTAATCTTTCCTGAGTTAAATTTAACGGCTGCACAAGTTTTTCAAGGTCAAAAGTAA
- a CDS encoding nucleotidyltransferase domain-containing protein translates to MTLTIVNDSLKTILARLKRELKRHYGDRLKQLIMFGSQARGDAHPDSDIDVLVVLKGEVNAGEEIEKTGPIIASLSLEKDAVISCIFMDEYRFIHRSGPLLRNIRKEGIIL, encoded by the coding sequence ATGACATTAACGATTGTCAATGACTCCCTAAAAACCATTCTCGCTCGACTGAAACGAGAGCTAAAAAGACATTACGGCGATCGCCTTAAACAGTTGATCATGTTTGGTTCTCAGGCCAGGGGTGACGCGCATCCAGACTCTGATATTGATGTCTTAGTGGTTCTCAAAGGAGAAGTAAATGCAGGTGAAGAAATTGAAAAAACTGGACCCATTATAGCCAGTTTATCTTTAGAAAAAGATGCCGTAATCAGTTGTATATTTATGGATGAATACCGATTCATTCATCGTTCTGGTCCTTTGCTTAGGAATATTCGTAAAGAGGGAATAATTCTATGA
- a CDS encoding Uma2 family endonuclease, giving the protein MILQTENKYYTPEEYLTLEEKATEKHEYRDGEIVVMPGGTTNHNQIALNFCRKFPLTIQEQDYYIYINDVRLWIPQYRVFTYPDVMVIKGKPIYEGSSKTNVTNPLIIVEVLSRSTRDYDRTDKFEFYRSIPEFQEYLLIDQDRFYATQYFKQGDGKWIFNDYKGAESVLKLASDEFEISFQDLYERVDFELDEG; this is encoded by the coding sequence ATGATCTTACAAACAGAAAACAAATACTATACCCCTGAAGAATACTTGACTTTAGAGGAAAAAGCGACAGAAAAACATGAATACCGAGATGGAGAAATTGTAGTTATGCCGGGAGGAACAACAAATCATAATCAAATTGCTCTCAATTTTTGTCGCAAATTTCCTTTAACAATTCAGGAGCAAGATTATTATATTTATATCAATGATGTCCGCTTGTGGATACCTCAATATCGCGTCTTCACTTATCCTGATGTAATGGTAATAAAAGGAAAACCAATCTATGAAGGAAGCAGTAAAACAAATGTAACAAATCCTTTAATTATTGTAGAAGTTCTTTCTCGATCAACCAGAGATTATGATCGGACAGATAAATTTGAATTTTATCGTTCTATTCCAGAGTTTCAGGAATATCTTTTAATCGATCAAGATCGCTTTTATGCAACTCAATATTTTAAGCAAGGGGATGGAAAATGGATTTTTAATGATTATAAAGGAGCAGAATCCGTGTTAAAATTGGCTTCAGATGAATTTGAAATTTCCTTTCAAGATTTGTATGAAAGAGTCGATTTTGAATTAGATGAAGGGTAA
- a CDS encoding nucleotidyltransferase domain-containing protein — protein MTLTIVNDTLKTILARLKRELKNHYGDRLKQLIMFGSQARGDAHPDSDIDVLVVLKGEVNAGEEIEKTGPIIASLSLEKDAVISCIFMDEYRFIHRSGHLLRNIRKEGKF, from the coding sequence ATGACATTAACGATTGTCAATGATACCCTAAAAACCATTCTCGCTCGACTGAAACGAGAATTAAAAAATCATTACGGCGATCGCCTTAAACAGTTGATCATGTTTGGTTCTCAAGCTAGGGGTGACGCGCATCCAGACTCTGATATTGATGTCTTAGTGGTTCTCAAAGGAGAAGTAAATGCAGGTGAAGAAATTGAAAAAACTGGACCCATTATAGCCAGTTTATCTTTAGAAAAAGATGCCGTAATCAGTTGTATATTTATGGATGAATACCGATTCATTCATCGCTCTGGTCATTTGCTGAGGAATATTCGTAAAGAGGGAAAATTCTAG
- a CDS encoding ComEC/Rec2 family competence protein: MAWQLEIHHIDVAQGDATLIVVREVAPFLNAAAPIIRSVLIDGGKLNKGADVHQYLNTTVNLNNLDIMIATHYDGDHYNGLRYLLQRNTHIYDNTIIFDQGEQGNITVKRRRDGTDNTTILNQESDYLRYLDAIQSRGARNRITQQVNSQKGGAGGWRNPYWLVNKEVLWYGFAGGVPAGAPIMTCIAANQYIRNAGAANPVQSGQSVDPKNEKSLAFLVQFNNFKYYLGGDIETTQEDHIMTNLNPNDDDAGRILAMKASHHGSDRSTSANFVNRLRPSAAFISCGYNNSFEHPRQEVLNNLEHCVNLQYYYLTEDRDDTAFNARVGAVGGPAPNIAAAYTPKAFVAGSWGPPDDAAPNKQGGNIVLRVTEDQSNQLPNGVLLLGQSRFTVTGYSADSVAASPFNNAHT, from the coding sequence ATGGCTTGGCAATTAGAAATACACCATATTGATGTTGCACAGGGAGATGCCACTCTTATTGTTGTTCGTGAAGTCGCTCCTTTTCTTAATGCTGCTGCTCCCATAATCAGATCGGTATTAATAGATGGAGGAAAACTTAACAAAGGTGCGGATGTGCATCAATATCTTAACACTACAGTTAACCTTAATAACTTAGATATAATGATTGCAACCCATTATGATGGAGATCATTATAACGGACTACGATATTTACTTCAACGAAATACTCATATTTATGATAATACTATTATTTTTGACCAAGGAGAACAAGGAAATATAACCGTAAAAAGAAGAAGAGATGGAACTGATAATACTACTATTTTAAATCAAGAATCTGACTATTTGAGGTATTTAGATGCAATTCAATCTCGCGGAGCGAGAAACAGAATTACCCAACAGGTTAATTCTCAAAAAGGAGGAGCCGGAGGATGGAGAAATCCTTACTGGTTAGTCAACAAAGAAGTTTTATGGTATGGTTTTGCAGGTGGAGTTCCTGCTGGCGCTCCCATAATGACTTGTATTGCCGCTAATCAATATATTAGAAATGCGGGAGCCGCAAATCCTGTGCAAAGTGGACAGAGTGTCGATCCTAAAAACGAAAAAAGTCTGGCATTCCTCGTGCAATTCAACAATTTTAAATATTATCTTGGGGGAGATATAGAAACTACTCAAGAAGATCATATTATGACTAATTTGAATCCAAATGATGACGATGCTGGACGTATTCTTGCCATGAAAGCCAGCCATCATGGCAGCGATCGCTCAACTAGCGCAAATTTTGTTAACCGTTTAAGACCAAGTGCAGCATTTATTTCCTGTGGCTATAACAATAGTTTTGAACATCCAAGACAGGAGGTGCTTAATAATCTAGAACACTGCGTAAATCTACAATATTACTATCTAACAGAAGATCGTGATGATACTGCTTTTAATGCAAGAGTTGGTGCTGTGGGAGGTCCCGCCCCCAATATTGCTGCTGCCTACACTCCAAAAGCGTTTGTCGCTGGTTCTTGGGGTCCCCCTGACGATGCAGCCCCAAATAAACAAGGGGGAAATATAGTTTTGAGAGTGACAGAAGATCAATCCAATCAGCTACCTAATGGAGTATTACTATTAGGTCAATCTCGATTTACTGTCACTGGTTATAGTGCTGATTCAGTTGCTGCTAGCCCTTTCAATAATGCTCATACATAA